AACGGGAGGGAATCTATAGCTGCAAGGAGTGGCAGTGAGAGGGTAGGTAGCTCTAAATCCAGATCGAGAATATGTGAGATTGAGAGACATGGAGAAGACAGGGGAGTTTGACCAGAGTAAGATAAACGGCAGGAAATCATCACCACAAAtgggaaaaggagagggagaagaatgaGGATTGGAAGTagattgaaaaaggaaaaacgaCTAACAGAAGGTAGAGTGAGAGTGTATAGAAAAGGGAGTaggagaggagaaaatgaagagaaatggtTGGCAGAACTGAAAGTTAAGCAGGAATATAGTTATCATCTATAAGCATCTGAAGgtgaggaggctgggtgcagtggctcacacttgtaatcccagcactttgggaggccaaggcagaagaatcacttaaagccacaagttcaagaccagcataggcaacatagtgagcgcCTGTCTctataattaagttaaaaaaaaaaaagtataagcaTCTGAAGGTGGAAGGGATCTGATACATCCCAACTCCAAAACAAGATGAAAAGCGTAAGACAGACTTAATATGAACATAACAACTTCCTAAAAGTTACAATAGAGAGATAAGAGCATAAGAATTGTGACTGCTCAttctttgaaaatggaaaaagaacaagatttaTTGCCAGAGACAAAGGGACAGTTGAAACTTCTCTGAAGGTCCATTCCAGAAAGGTTAAATATATGCCCTGCTCATAGCTTCCCTTTTCACACAGGGATAGTTGGATCCTTTCCACCTAACTGTGTGTAACCGTAAATTCCAACCCCAGGAGGAAAACTGTCTCCTGTTAGGAAGGCATGCATGAGCGCCCCACCCAGTCCCCAGCTCCAGTACGCACAGCATGGGTGGCTGCGGTAGCAGCAGCAACTGCTGGGCGAGTGAGTCTGGAAATAGGTGGGTGACTGGGAAGAGCTTGACATGTCTCCAAAAAAGGTGCAAATCACTGTTAGCTGAGGGACAATCCTGGGGattagaatgtttttattttccctgaaacTTCAACCcattcatcattttaaattagGCACACAGagattcaacatttttttcttctagaaaaatACACCTTCAAATATCTCAAGTACTTCCTAAATACAATCTTCTATAAGCTGATAGCCACCATCCCTTTCCCTCACACACTCCATTCTTCAATTCCTAAAACTTTTCCTCATTTGGCATGGGCCCCAGACCCAATTATCTTAGTTTTTCACCTCTGAACACATCCTGGTTAGTGGCTAATCCTTCAATATTGAGGGCTCTGGAGCAGATGCAATACTTCACTTGATGCCTGATCAAACCAGAGTAGAGCACATTACAACCAGCACTTTCTTCATGTTTTGATATTATGATTCTATGTATGCAGCCTGTGGTGACCCTGGCATTTTTGCCACCCCATAACACTGCCAAATTACTAGAGTTTATTAAGTTCCAAAAGGATGACCACCATTCAtctattctgttttataattGGGCTTCTTGGACCAAGTTGGTACCTTCTGTTACCCCACAGCTATATCCTTGTGCTTTTCCCATCTTCCCTCCTCAAGCAGGCCCCAGATGCTAAGGAACCGCAGCACAGTGACAGAATTTATCCTCTTGGGCTTTCAGCAGAGCACCACTTCCACACGAGCATTGCTCTTGGCCCTCTTCTTGGCCCTCTACAGTCTCACCATGGCCATGAATGGCCTCAACATCTTTATCACCTGAACAGACCCCAAGCTCAACAGCCCCATGTACTTCTTCCTCAGCCACCTGTCTCTCCTGGATGTCTGcttcatcaccactaccatcccACAGATGTTGATTTACCTCGTGGTCAGGAACCATGCTGTCTCCTTTGTATCTTGCATGACCCAGATATACTGTCTTCTGTGCTGGTGTGGACGAGTGCATCCTCTCGGCTTTTATGGCCTATGACCGTTACGTTGCTATCTGCTACCCACTTAGCTATGTCCAGATCATAAGCCAGAATGTCTGTGTCAGGCTTGTAGGAACTGCTTGGTTCTCTGGACTGATCAATGGCATCTTTCTTGAGTATGTTTCATTCCGAGAGCCCTTCTGCAGAGACAACCACATAGAAAACTTCTTCTGTGAGGCCCCCATGGTGATCGGCCTCTCTTGTGGGGACCCTCAGTTTAGTCTGAGGGCAATCTTTGCCGATGCCATCGTGGAGCTGCTCAGCCCCATGGTGCTCATTGTCACTTCCTATGTGTGCATCCTTGCCACCATCCTCAGCAGAGCCTCCTCCTCAGGTCAGGGGAAGACTTTATCTACTTGTGCCTCTCACCTGACTGGTCATCTTTCTCTACACCTCAGCTGTGTTCTCTTACATGAACCCCCACAGCACACATGGGCCTGACAAAGACAAACCTTTCTCCCTCCTGTACACCATCATTACCCCCATGTGCAACCCCATCATTACAAGGAAATGAAGGAGGCCATGGTGAGGGCACTTGGGAGAACCAGGCTGGCCCCGGCACAGTCTGTCTAGCAGGAAGGCCCTGAAAGGAAAGCTCCTTCACCTGAGGTATGGGAAAGTTACCCCTTCTCCAGCGCTGGCAGATGAATAACTCTCCTATGCTAAAAGGCTCCAGGAAAGAGCATTCATGGCTTCCGTGGCACTAGAATCAGACCTGAAAGTTCCTCCTGATGTCCAATGTCCTGATGTTATCTCTCTGACTTCACTTCCACATTGTTTTTTCTCGGACCTTCCTCAGGAGAATTTCAGATTTTCCttagtttcttttcctcttaagTTCCCACAACAGGATTCAGTAAATAAGCGTATTTAACTccgttttatttgtatttacatgCTAGTCCCCCAACCTGAGTTGCGTACATACATTTAGAagtacacttttttatttttcagcttttcattttactgtttttctttcttaaattccaCTCTCACTTCCTGGGTCTACCCTCATCTACCCAATTCCTATGCAAAGTAGGtaaagaagcaagaagaaaagggctgggtgcagtggctcatgattgtaatctcagcactttgggaggctgaggagggagtctgagacctgcctgggcaacacagggagacctatctctacaaaaactttaaaaaataactgggcgttgtggcacatgcctgtagtcccagctactgaggaggctgaggtgggaggattgcttgggcctgggaagcTAAGGCTGTGTGAGCAGTGAtagcactgctgcactccagcctgagcaacacagcaagaccctgtctcatttaaaaagaaaaaaaaaggaaggaaggaagaaaggaagggaggaagggagcaaaggagggagggaaagaaaaaagaaactaggaATAAGTATTCACACaagaaaagtcagagaaaaaaaaagatcagcacCCTGAACTTCATCTTCTTAGCTTCCACGAGTCGTGGGGGGAGAATGATACTAAATGGCAACAGTGCACTCAATTTGTCTGTGTAGTGTGTTGTCAGGGAGGGATGGGTGACACAGGCCAGTGTGCCAAACCCCTTCTCCTAAATCCTCTAGCTTCCTTTAGCAACAGGACCGTCTGCATGATATTTCCCTTCCCATGGAAGTGGTAAGTGCCTCTACCAAGCCTCTCAGGTTACCTATTTCCTTTCCTGTTATCCATACCCCAAATTAACTCCCCTCTCCCCCTACTGCCTTCCTTTTTCACTTCCATCTTTCATTTCATTCCACCTCAATCCTACCGCACCTTACCTCCTCATCTCACATGGATCCCTGTATTTTAAGGAACACTTCTGCAT
The Rhinopithecus roxellana isolate Shanxi Qingling chromosome 10, ASM756505v1, whole genome shotgun sequence DNA segment above includes these coding regions:
- the LOC104654849 gene encoding LOW QUALITY PROTEIN: olfactory receptor 10AD1 (The sequence of the model RefSeq protein was modified relative to this genomic sequence to represent the inferred CDS: inserted 5 bases in 3 codons; substituted 1 base at 1 genomic stop codon), whose protein sequence is MLRNRSTVTEFILLGFQQSTTSTRALLLALFLALYSLTMAMNGLNIFITXTDPKLNSPMYFFLSHLSLLDVCFITTTIPQMLIYLVVRNHAVSFVSCMTQIYXVFCAGVDECILSAFMAYDRYVAICYPLSYVQIISQNVCVRLVGTAWFSGLINGIFLEYVSFREPFCRDNHIENFFCEAPMVIGLSCGDPQFSLRAIFADAIVELLSPMVLIVTSYVCILATILSRASSSGQGKTLSTCASHLTXVIFLYTSAVFSYMNPHSTHGPDKDKPFSLLYTIITPMCNPIIXKEMKEAMVRALGRTRLAPAQSV